In a genomic window of Lepisosteus oculatus isolate fLepOcu1 chromosome 5, fLepOcu1.hap2, whole genome shotgun sequence:
- the LOC102697286 gene encoding LOW QUALITY PROTEIN: BTB/POZ domain-containing protein 1 (The sequence of the model RefSeq protein was modified relative to this genomic sequence to represent the inferred CDS: inserted 2 bases in 1 codon), protein MATGGGTMPNLEGQASNFAHSGAGRSGAAASAVVAGPDPSSALGLHREPMYNWQATKSSVKERFAFLFNNELLSDVKFVVGKGRQAQRIPAHKFVLAAGSAVFDAMFNGGMATTSAEIELPDVEPAAFLALLRFLYSDEVHIGPETVMTTLYTAKKYAVPALEAHCVEFLTKHLRADNAFMLLTQARLFDEPQLASLCLDTIDKSTADAISAEGFTDIDLDTXCAVLERDTLGIRESRLFAAVVRWAEAECYRQQLPLTSENKQKVLGKALSLIRFPLMTVEEFAAGPAQSGILFDREVVNLFLHFTVNPKPRVDYIDRPRCCLRGKECSINRFQQVESRWGYSGTSDRIRFSVNRRISVVGFGLYGSIHGPTDYQVNIQIIESDKSLTLGQNDTGFSCDGTANTFRVMFKEPIEIIPNVSYTACATLKGPDSHYGTKGLKKVVHESTTGTKTTFFFLSSPGNNNGTSVEDGQIPEIIFYT, encoded by the exons ATGGCGACGGGAGGTGGGACGATGCCCAACCTTGAAGGGCAAGCCTCGAACTTCGCCCACTCCGGAGCTGGGAGGAGCGGAGCGGCCGCGTCCGCAGTAGTGGCGGGTCCGGACCCCTCCTCGGCCCTGGGCCTGCACCGGGAGCCCATGTACAACTGGCAGGCGACCAAGAGCAGCGTGAAGGAGCGCTTTGCCTTTCTCTTCAACAACGAGTTGCTTAGCGACGTGAAGTTCGTGGTGGGCAAGGGCAGGCAAGCTCAGAGGATCCCGGCTCACAAATTCGTGCTGGCGGCTGGCAGTGCCGTCTTTGACGCCATGTTTAACGGGGGCATGGCGACTACCTCTGCAGAGATTGAGCTGCCTGATGTGGAGCCGGCGGCATTCTTAGCCTTGCTCAG GTTTCTGTATTCAGATGAAGTTCACATAGGTCCAGAGACCGTCATGACCACTCTGTACACTGCCAAAAAATATGCAGTTCCCGCACTGGAGGCGCACTGTGTAGAATTTCTTACCAAACATCTCCGAGCTGACAATGCCTTTATGCTCCTTACCCAG GCTCGATTGTTTGATGAGCCTCAGCTTGCCAGCCTGTGCTTAGATACAATAGATAAAAGCACTGCTGATGCAATAAGTGCAGAGGGCTTCACAGACATTGATTTAG ATAC CTGTGCTGTTCTGGAGAGAGACACTCTGGGTATTCGAGAGAGCAGGCTTTTTGCAGCAGTTGTACGCTGGGCTGAAGCAGAGTGCTACAGGCAGCAGCTTCCACTTACTtctgaaaacaaacagaaagttCTGGGAAAAGCTCTCTCGCTTATTCGCTTCCCTCTGATGACTGTGGAAGAATTTGCTGCAG GGCCTGCCCAGTCTGGAATTTTGTTCGATCGGGAGGTGGTAAATCTGTTTTTACACTTTACAGTAAACCCCAAACCCCGGGTTGACTACATTGACAGACCAAGGTGTTGTCTCAGGGGAAAGGAATGCAGCATAAATAGGTTCCAACAGGTAGAGAGTCGCTGGGGATATAGTGGTACCAGTGACAGAATAAG GTTCAGTGTTAATAGAAGAATATCTGTAGTAGGTTTTGGGCTCTATGGATCTATACACGGTCCTACAGATTATCAAGTCAACATACAG atTATTGAAAGTGACAAAAGCCTGACACTTGGACAGAATGATACAGGATTTAGCTGCGACGGAACTGCTAATACTTTCAGGGTCATGTTTAAGGAACCCATAGAAATCATACCGAATGTCAGCTATACTGCCTGTGCAACTCTTAAG GGCCCAGATTCGCACTATGGCACAAAAGGACTGAAGAAAGTGGTTCACGAATCTACAACAGGGACCAAAACAACTTTTTTCTTCCTTAGCTCACCTGGGAATAACAACGGCACTTCAGTGGAAGATGGACAGATACCAGAAATAATTTTTTATACATAA